One stretch of Punica granatum isolate Tunisia-2019 chromosome 5, ASM765513v2, whole genome shotgun sequence DNA includes these proteins:
- the LOC116209600 gene encoding sister chromatid cohesion protein DCC1-like, with product MEQHLMCPKGGAGSVLNLNPGSALSIAYHTKYGPHDDILLLELDEKLLPDVTNQRVFLRGQPDEDAVLCTQSKTYAIKFVGTSNSVCLVPPSNQSETGKELQDCAGNGCDHEAAIVIKLASGSMEIVEVAPRLDKLKSLLSQAPYGIEEASEMEVEGMERDKTGLYKWDDLVNEVQASDEELRSGLQALSAVEIDGYWRIIDNSYMDMILRMLLHNSVLMDWPLNALDQDEVFGVLASDGFPRKVAHHCLSMYGDKSEEDGSKCIWKLDEKRVCVHFARNILREGKMKMEKFIEEWSRRIPPGMEASLQMLDGEVLTEKLGIDTWVRGFSVSSLPSTPSERFSILFKERPRWDWKDLQPYIRDLSIPGLSLEGLLLKYTRRVQPNPDAEPVFTAR from the exons ATGGAACAGCATCTCATGTGCCCTAAAGGAGGAGCAGGATCTGTACTCAACCTTAATCCAGGCTCTGCACTATCTATTGCATATCACACAAAGTATGGTCCACATGATGATATACTTCTTCTTGAGCTTGATGAGAAGCTCCTCCCTGATGTCACAAACCAGAG GGTTTTCTTAAGAGGGCAGCCTGATGAAGATGCAGTTCTTTGTACTCAATCCAAGACTTATGCAATCAAGTTTGTTGGTACTTCTAATTCTGTGTGCCTTGTGCCTCCATCCAATCAATCAGAGACAGGCAAAGAGTTGCAAGATTGTGCGGGAAATGGTTGTGACCATGAAGCCGCAATAGTGATCAAACTCGCATCTGGTAGTATGGAAATTGTTGAAGTTGCCCCGAGGCTTGATAAGCTCAAGTCCCTTCTTTCACAGGCTCCTTATGGGATTGAGGAGGCATCGGAGATGGAGGTGGAAGGGATGGAAAGAGACAAAACAGGTTTGTATAAGTGGGATGATCTTGTCAATGAGGTTCAAGCAAGTGATGAAGAACTGAGATCTGGACTGCAGGCTCTTTCGGCAGTTGAGATTGATGGGTATTGGAGGATAATAGACAATTCTTACATGGATATGATCCTGAGGATGCTTTTGCACAACTCCGTATTGATGGACTGGCCACTTAATGCTCTTGACCAAGATGAAGTATTTGGTGTTCTTGCATCAGATGGTTTTCCTCGCAAGGTCGCTCACCATTGTTTGTCCATGTATGGTGACAAGTCAGAGGAAGATGGGAGCAAGTGTATCTGGAAACTGGATGAGAAACGGGTTTGTGTGCATTTCGCAAGGAATATCCTGAGGGAGGggaagatgaagatggagaAATTCATAGAGGAGTGGAGTCGGAGGATTCCTCCTGGGATGGAGGCCAGTCTTCAAATGTTGGACGGGGAAGTTCTGACAGAGAAACTTGGCATTGATACATGGGTTCGAGGATTCAGCGTTTCTTCTCTCCCATCTACTCCATCTGAGCGATTCTCCATTCTCTTCAAAGAGCGGCCTAGATGGGATTGGAAAGATTTACAACCCTACATCAG gGATCTGAGCATTCCGGGTCTATCTTTGGAAGGTTTGCTGCTCAAATACACCAGAAGAGTTCAGCCGAACCCTGATGCAGAGCCTGTTTTCACTGCAAGATAA